TCGCGGTTATCGCCAGCGGCACCAAGCACCCGAACGCCGCCAAGCTCTTCTCCCATTTCATGATGTCGGGCGAGGGCATGATCCCGCAGCTCGATGACGGCAAGCTGGCGACCAACACCAATGCCACCATGCCGGAAACGGAAGCCTCGGGCATCATCAACTATCTCGACCAGATGCATGTCCCGCATTCGGAAACCGCCGCCAGCGACTTCGAGCATCTCCAGGATTGGCAGGATTTCTGGCTGATCAATTCGCGCTGAATATAGCCGCGCCGACACCCCAAGCCCGGAAAGGCGCGCTGCCCGCAGCGCGCCTTTCTATAATCTGAAGCGATCTATTGGACGGAAAAACCGATCAGGGCGACGAGTTCAGCATAACGCGGCGATTGGCTCAGGACGGCTACGGGCAATTCCAGCCTGACGCCGAGAACATTGGGTTCATTCCGCTGGACAGCGAGTTCGAGATAGTCGAGCGCGCTGTCCACAGGAGGCCCAAAGCCCGCATGACGCCATAGCGGCTCTGAAGATCGCTCAAAAAGCACTCTTCAGCGCGTTCTGATCCGAGAGGCGTCTCGGCCCGAATGCGCACTCGTGGCGTCAGTGACCGTCAGCGGATGCCGATCGCGGGGATATCGAACGTGGCAAGGGCGTTGATCGCTTCGCCGCGCACCGTTCCCAAATCTCCGAGGAAGGCGCGAACTCCATCCTCGCCATAACCCCGGCGGCTAATGGCGAACAGGGCAACGCCTTCGCCTTCGGCGAGCGGCAAGTAGCGATAGGCATTCCACTCGACCAATATCGGATCGGCGCTGAGGTCACTGACCAGGAAGTCGAGCAGCACTTCGCCGGTTACCTCGTTGCGAATGATTTCATGATTGACTACCGGATCGGTGTCCTTGCGCGAGGCAAGCATCTCGACCTGCGACGCCGCCGCCTGCGCCGGGGTGATCGCTCCGGCCACAGCTTCGACCAGCACCATGTCGGCATAGGTCTCGACCGCCTGCCCCACCGGCACATATTCCTGCTTGAAATAGGCATCAGAAGGCTGCGATGTCCAAGCCAGAGCATAGTCCTCGCCCTGGAACAAAATCGGCCCGGGTACGCCCAGCATATCGGTCTGGGCCAGGGCGGGAGCGGTTAAGAGAACGGCCATCGCGGCTGCGGCGGTCAGCTTGGGATGCATCATGGAATGAACCTCGAGATTAAATTGCACAAGTAAGACGATAGAGCGCGCCTCATCCTTGGTCCCGAACAAAATGGGCCGACCAAAACCTGACGTTTCCGCGCCGACGCTGCGCTTTTTCACCAATTTGCAAATCTAGCTCGGCTGTATCAATTGCAACGCCGTATCGCCATCGATGATCAGCCCACGGCAGAGGCCGGACCGCAGAAGGGCCTTGGCCGCCTTGACCTTGGCAATCCCCGCGACCAGGGCAACAATGCTGGCCTCCTTGAGCTCATCGAGCGGCATCGCGATGGTTCGGCGCGCCAGATCGTGTTCAACGGGAACGCCATTCTGGTCGAAGAAGATGCCATTGGTATCCCCAACGGCCCCTAAATCCCGCAGCGCCGCAAGTTCATCCCTGGTGATCATTTCCTGCTGGCGCAGCAAAGAATCTTCGGTCAATTCGCCAACGCTGACATAGGCCACACTGGTGGTGCGGGCGATGTCCAGCGCCCGCTGCACCGAGCGTTGCGACAGCAATACTTGGCGGTCTTCGGCACTGTCGGCGATGAATGGCACCGGCAGGAAGAAGCCCTGCCCGCCGGTATTCCGGGCGAGCGCATGCACCACTTCGAATGGATTATAGGCCGAATTGGCGGTCAGCGACCCCATCAGACTGATGAAGCGGGCGTGGGGCGCACGCATGCCGGCAAGCTGTAACGTCATCTGCTCTATGGTTCGTCCCCAGCCCGTGCCGATGACCGGATGCGCACTCTCGGCCAGAACCTCGCGCAGATGCGCCGCCGCCGCCGCCCCAACGGCCCGAAACGCGAACTTCTGGCTCAAATCGCCATCTTCTTCGGCACTGAGGTTGAGCGCCGGCGTACAGATACAGAAATCCAGGCCATATTCGGCCTTCAGCGCTTCCTCGACCGGCAGAAGGCCGACATCAGCCTGATTGATACTGATGCTGACCAGTCCCGACTCGCGAGCATCGGACAGCATCTTGTTGACGCGGGCCCGGGTAATGCCGAGGCGTTTTGCGGTGCTCTCCTGGTTCAAACCAGCCACGTGATAAAGCCAGGCGGCCTTTGCCACCAATTCGGTTTCGCTCACAAAGCCCTCATTTCCAATCACTTAGATCCCCCTAGAATACAAATGTAATTTCGTTTGACAAATGTAATATCAACATGCGACGGTTTGATCGTCGGTGGAGGCCGATCCAGCAAATCCTAGATGTCTAGGGAGGAGAACGGATATGAAAACTGCTCGTCTTGCAACACTGATGGGCGCGTCGATGATCGCTCTGATGGCAGCCAACACTGCTGTCAATGCGCTTGAAATTGCATTCATGTCAATCGGCACCGAACTTTGACCCCTTATCGGCGCCCAATATTGACCCCCTTATTGGATGGCTGTGGAGCGGGGCGGATGGCAGAGCTGGTCAGGGTTGCGGCGCTATCCGGCCCGCGGGGGCAGGATGTCAGATACGGTTTTTGAAGCGCCAGCTGTCGTTGCCGGTTTCGACGATATCGCAGTGATGGGTGAGCCGGTCGAGCAGCGCCGTGGTCATCTTGGCGTCGCCGAAGACGGACGGCCATTCCCCGAAGGTGAGGTTGGTGGTGACGATGACCGAGGTCTGCTCGTAGAGGCGGCTGATCAGGTGGAACAGCAACTGGCCTCCTGACTGGGCGAAGGGCAGATAGCCCAGTTCATCGAGCACGACGACGTCCTTGCGGCCCATATAGTCGGCCAGGCGCCCCTGCCGACCGGCGCGGGTCTCTGCCTCGAGCCGGT
This genomic stretch from Devosia sp. YIM 151766 harbors:
- a CDS encoding sugar-binding domain-containing protein, with the translated sequence MSETELVAKAAWLYHVAGLNQESTAKRLGITRARVNKMLSDARESGLVSISINQADVGLLPVEEALKAEYGLDFCICTPALNLSAEEDGDLSQKFAFRAVGAAAAAHLREVLAESAHPVIGTGWGRTIEQMTLQLAGMRAPHARFISLMGSLTANSAYNPFEVVHALARNTGGQGFFLPVPFIADSAEDRQVLLSQRSVQRALDIARTTSVAYVSVGELTEDSLLRQQEMITRDELAALRDLGAVGDTNGIFFDQNGVPVEHDLARRTIAMPLDELKEASIVALVAGIAKVKAAKALLRSGLCRGLIIDGDTALQLIQPS